The following proteins are encoded in a genomic region of Fervidobacterium pennivorans DSM 9078:
- a CDS encoding flagellar basal body-associated FliL family protein, translated as MPEEVEQQQAKKKGGLMDLIKMIVIPLVVSLVVSLVVFFMLGSNKQPNQAQQEEATVAAAPVQIKAIVIAQGKYQTFMLKGGRDVAVVDSLTLLVGSETCRAAVAEKSDEIMDALATIFLSKERFDLVTPAGLDLLKKQIREAVNQITGFTGEKEKLGVLNVYIYIKAISSVQ; from the coding sequence ATGCCTGAAGAAGTTGAACAACAACAAGCTAAAAAGAAAGGCGGTTTGATGGACTTAATAAAGATGATAGTAATTCCGTTGGTTGTTTCCCTTGTTGTAAGCTTAGTCGTTTTCTTTATGCTTGGTTCAAATAAGCAACCAAACCAAGCTCAGCAAGAAGAAGCAACTGTTGCTGCAGCACCAGTCCAGATAAAGGCAATTGTTATAGCTCAAGGTAAGTATCAAACATTTATGCTCAAAGGTGGAAGGGATGTTGCGGTTGTTGATTCTTTAACCTTGCTTGTTGGTAGTGAAACTTGCAGAGCGGCTGTAGCTGAAAAAAGCGATGAGATAATGGATGCACTTGCTACGATATTCTTGAGTAAAGAGCGTTTTGACCTTGTAACTCCAGCGGGTTTAGATTTGTTAAAAAAGCAAATCAGGGAAGCTGTAAATCAGATTACTGGATTTACTGGCGAGAAAGAAAAACTCGGGGTATTAAATGTTTATATTTACATAAAAGCGATAAGTAGTGTTCAGTAA
- the fliM gene encoding flagellar motor switch protein FliM, whose product MPDVLSQEEIDRLLAALSQGEVSIEEVKKEGEEKKIRTYDFLRPQKFSKEQIRTVQMIHENFARSVSTYLSGKLRSFTSVNVVGIDQLTYDEYMKSISNPSFITIFTARELVGSAIFNMSLEIFYGVLDVLLGGPGEPGDVKRIPTEIEVGIIKKEVVNLLTALSQAWMSVHPFIPVVESTETNPQFVQIVPSSEMVLAITFFVSFGKVEGYMSLCWPSSVIEPMGEKLTTQSWFKVKQKEITEEHVEKLKENLQRTKIDVIAIIGETVLTLGEILTLEVGDVIRLKEHYDEPIRVEVNGRTKFLGKPGQYKGNYAVKITEVIEEPKEEGEEA is encoded by the coding sequence TTGCCGGATGTACTGAGCCAAGAAGAAATAGACCGATTGTTGGCGGCACTTTCGCAAGGTGAAGTTAGTATAGAGGAAGTGAAAAAAGAGGGCGAAGAGAAAAAAATTCGCACATATGATTTTTTGCGCCCTCAAAAATTTTCGAAAGAGCAAATTAGAACTGTTCAGATGATACATGAAAACTTTGCACGAAGCGTATCTACATATTTATCAGGTAAATTGAGATCCTTCACCTCAGTAAATGTTGTTGGTATAGATCAGCTTACCTACGACGAATACATGAAGTCCATAAGTAACCCGTCTTTCATAACCATATTCACGGCGAGAGAGTTGGTAGGTAGCGCAATATTCAATATGAGCTTAGAAATATTTTATGGTGTTTTGGATGTTTTACTTGGCGGACCTGGTGAACCTGGCGATGTCAAAAGAATCCCAACAGAAATCGAAGTGGGAATAATTAAAAAGGAAGTTGTAAACCTACTTACCGCACTTTCTCAAGCTTGGATGTCTGTTCACCCGTTTATCCCTGTTGTTGAATCTACAGAAACAAACCCACAATTTGTCCAGATAGTTCCAAGTAGCGAGATGGTTTTAGCAATAACATTTTTTGTGAGTTTTGGAAAAGTGGAAGGTTACATGAGTCTTTGCTGGCCTTCTTCTGTTATAGAGCCGATGGGGGAAAAGCTCACAACACAAAGTTGGTTCAAAGTAAAGCAAAAAGAAATAACGGAAGAGCACGTTGAAAAGCTTAAGGAAAATCTGCAAAGAACGAAGATAGATGTTATCGCAATTATTGGTGAAACTGTGCTGACCTTGGGCGAAATATTAACACTTGAGGTTGGCGACGTAATAAGGTTGAAGGAACACTACGATGAACCGATAAGAGTAGAGGTGAATGGTCGAACAAAATTCTTAGGCAAACCTGGTCAGTACAAGGGGAACTATGCTGTAAAGATTACCGAAGTGATAGAAGAACCTAAAGAGGAAGGTGAAGAAGCATGA
- the fliY gene encoding flagellar motor switch phosphatase FliY: MIADDFLSQEELDALLKQVVQDEELSDIEKSMVGEVGNIILGAGTTALSNILGRKVDISTPEVEVMTLSELRKGISGEKVCVTIHFEGEVEGLNALVLEKQLAAEIADIMMGGLGKPESDELDEFKLSAVGEAMNQMMGSAATSLSDMIKKPVSITPPTTEILNFDDESVKFPPIGDENDKVAKATFTMTIESLQPAKFFLAMPIPFVKKLYELIFGTTTIGKEQTTVSTTSAQQATQSTASKPTTFVPPTPQKEGKQAVAARPVQFEDFGKTQQPSEKPQTLDERLQLLFDVPLNVTVELGRTKLTLKEIMELGVGSLIELDKLTGEPVDIYVNNKLIARGEVVVIDENFGVRITEIVNPKERLYSLK, from the coding sequence ATGATAGCTGATGACTTCTTAAGCCAAGAAGAATTAGATGCGTTACTCAAGCAAGTTGTTCAAGATGAAGAACTTTCAGATATTGAAAAATCAATGGTTGGCGAAGTTGGAAATATAATCCTTGGTGCAGGTACAACTGCACTATCTAACATTCTGGGCAGAAAAGTGGATATTTCAACACCAGAAGTTGAAGTTATGACACTCAGCGAATTAAGAAAAGGTATAAGTGGCGAGAAAGTTTGTGTAACGATACATTTTGAAGGCGAAGTTGAGGGCTTAAATGCTCTGGTTCTTGAAAAACAATTGGCAGCTGAAATCGCTGATATAATGATGGGTGGCCTTGGTAAGCCAGAGAGTGATGAACTTGATGAGTTCAAACTTAGTGCCGTTGGCGAGGCCATGAACCAAATGATGGGTTCAGCTGCTACTTCACTTTCCGATATGATAAAAAAGCCCGTTAGTATCACACCACCGACAACGGAGATTCTAAATTTCGATGACGAGAGTGTGAAATTCCCACCGATAGGTGATGAAAACGACAAGGTTGCAAAAGCAACTTTTACGATGACTATCGAAAGCTTGCAACCTGCCAAGTTCTTTTTGGCAATGCCTATTCCATTTGTCAAAAAATTGTATGAATTGATATTTGGGACTACTACCATAGGTAAGGAACAGACTACCGTATCTACCACATCTGCTCAACAAGCAACTCAATCTACAGCTTCAAAACCTACAACATTTGTTCCACCTACTCCACAGAAAGAAGGAAAGCAAGCGGTTGCGGCAAGACCTGTCCAATTTGAAGATTTCGGAAAAACTCAGCAACCATCCGAAAAACCACAGACTTTGGATGAAAGACTCCAGTTGCTATTCGATGTGCCGTTAAATGTTACCGTAGAACTTGGACGTACAAAGCTCACTTTGAAAGAAATTATGGAACTTGGCGTGGGGTCTCTAATAGAACTCGATAAACTTACGGGAGAGCCTGTGGATATCTACGTAAACAACAAACTAATTGCACGTGGAGAAGTCGTTGTCATCGATGAAAACTTCGGTGTGCGTATTACAGAGATAGTGAATCCTAAAGAAAGGCTTTACAGCTTAAAATAA
- a CDS encoding GH1 family beta-glucosidase, with translation MRRSDFPKDFIFGTATAAYQIEGAANEDGRGPSIWDVFSHTPGKTLNGDTGDVACDHYHRYKEDIQLMKEIGLDAYRFSISWPRIMPDGKNINQKGVDFYNRLVDELLKNDIKPFVTLYHWDLPYALYEKGGWLNPDIALYFRAYATFMFNELGDRVKHWITLNEPWCSSFLGYYTGEHAPGHQNLQEAITAAHNLLRAHGHAVQAFREEVKDGKVGLTNVVMKIEPGDAKPESFLVANLVDKFVNAWFHDPVVFGKYPEEAVALYTEKGLQVPDSDMNIISTPIDFFGVNYYTRTLVVFDMNNPLGFSYVQGDLPKTEMGWEIYPQGLFDMLVYLKERYKLPLYITENGMAGPDKLENGRVHDNYRIEYLEKHFEKALEAINAGVDLKGYFIWSLMDNFEWAYGYSKRFGIIYVDYNTQKRILKDSALWLKEFLKS, from the coding sequence ATAAGGAGGTCCGATTTTCCAAAAGATTTTATCTTCGGAACGGCTACGGCAGCATACCAGATTGAAGGTGCAGCAAACGAAGATGGCAGAGGACCATCGATTTGGGATGTCTTTTCACACACGCCTGGCAAAACCTTGAATGGTGACACGGGAGACGTTGCGTGTGACCATTATCACCGATACAAGGAAGATATCCAGCTGATGAAAGAAATAGGTTTAGACGCTTACAGGTTCTCTATCTCCTGGCCCAGAATCATGCCAGATGGGAAGAACATCAACCAAAAGGGTGTGGACTTCTACAACAGGCTTGTTGATGAGCTTTTAAAGAATGATATCAAACCATTCGTAACACTCTATCACTGGGACTTACCATACGCACTCTATGAAAAAGGTGGATGGCTTAACCCAGATATAGCACTTTATTTCAGAGCATACGCAACGTTTATGTTCAACGAACTCGGTGACCGTGTGAAACATTGGATTACACTGAACGAGCCGTGGTGTTCTTCTTTCTTGGGTTACTACACAGGAGAGCATGCCCCGGGCCATCAAAATTTACAAGAAGCAATAACTGCAGCACATAACCTGTTGAGGGCACACGGACACGCCGTTCAGGCGTTCAGAGAGGAAGTAAAAGATGGAAAAGTTGGCTTGACCAACGTTGTGATGAAAATAGAACCAGGCGATGCAAAACCCGAAAGTTTCTTGGTCGCCAATCTTGTTGATAAGTTCGTTAATGCATGGTTCCATGACCCTGTAGTTTTCGGTAAATATCCCGAAGAAGCTGTTGCACTTTATACGGAAAAAGGACTGCAAGTTCCCGACAGCGATATGAACATTATTTCAACCCCCATTGACTTCTTTGGCGTGAATTACTACACAAGAACACTCGTTGTTTTTGACATGAACAATCCACTTGGATTTTCGTATGTGCAAGGCGACCTTCCAAAGACGGAAATGGGATGGGAAATCTACCCGCAGGGATTATTTGATATGCTGGTCTATCTGAAGGAAAGATATAAACTACCGCTTTATATCACAGAGAACGGAATGGCTGGACCTGATAAATTGGAAAACGGTAGAGTTCATGATAATTACCGAATTGAATATTTGGAAAAGCACTTTGAAAAAGCACTTGAAGCAATCAACGCAGGTGTTGATTTGAAAGGCTACTTCATTTGGTCATTGATGGACAACTTCGAGTGGGCATACGGATATTCAAAACGTTTCGGTATAATCTACGTAGATTACAATACACAAAAAAGGATACTGAAAGATTCAGCGTTATGGTTAAAGGAATTTCTAAAATCTTAA
- a CDS encoding Gx transporter family protein, whose amino-acid sequence MRTKQNDNRVQDRREKRKERSRRRNVVIFGIMIALSSVVYVIEGLIPFPVPGGKWGFSNFLVLYMSAFSGLSDAVLLAVSKSLLGSILSGTIFTPGFFMGFFGSVASAIVQSFLSRFNFLSVFGISFLGMVTNNLVQFAIGSFLIGSKAIFIFLPLVMMLGTFSAFANAFLALKTHSIVRDFELNQGVEK is encoded by the coding sequence TTGCGTACCAAACAGAATGATAATAGAGTTCAAGACAGACGAGAAAAAAGAAAAGAAAGAAGTAGACGTAGAAACGTGGTAATTTTTGGGATAATGATAGCGCTGAGTAGCGTAGTATACGTTATTGAAGGTTTAATACCATTTCCTGTACCAGGAGGCAAGTGGGGTTTTTCAAATTTCTTAGTGTTGTACATGTCTGCTTTTTCCGGTCTTTCAGACGCTGTACTTCTTGCCGTCTCTAAGTCTTTACTTGGTTCTATTCTTTCTGGCACCATATTTACTCCAGGTTTTTTCATGGGTTTTTTCGGCAGTGTGGCATCTGCGATAGTTCAAAGTTTTCTCTCAAGGTTTAACTTCTTAAGTGTATTCGGAATAAGCTTTCTGGGAATGGTAACAAACAATTTAGTGCAGTTCGCTATTGGCAGTTTCTTAATCGGTTCAAAAGCTATTTTCATCTTCCTACCGCTAGTGATGATGTTAGGTACATTTAGTGCGTTTGCAAATGCATTCCTGGCTCTGAAGACACACAGTATTGTGAGAGATTTTGAACTAAATCAGGGGGTGGAAAAATGA
- a CDS encoding NusG domain II-containing protein, whose product MAERKFLKLSDIVFVLVAIVLGITWYFIHFRYDNGNIPGTQILSVRIQGEEVFTVEEPGEFIIKNQQGKYITTLHFDGNRAWVTDSNCPDKICEKTGKIGPGGSIICVPNRMIIEFKTDEKKEKKEVDVETW is encoded by the coding sequence ATGGCTGAGAGGAAATTCCTTAAACTAAGTGATATTGTTTTTGTTTTGGTTGCAATTGTTCTTGGAATAACCTGGTATTTTATTCACTTTAGGTACGATAATGGTAACATTCCAGGAACACAAATACTTTCTGTGAGAATCCAAGGTGAAGAGGTATTCACGGTCGAAGAACCTGGCGAATTCATAATAAAAAACCAACAAGGAAAGTACATTACAACACTACATTTTGATGGAAATAGAGCTTGGGTTACCGACTCGAATTGTCCAGATAAAATTTGCGAAAAAACAGGGAAGATAGGACCAGGAGGGAGTATAATTTGCGTACCAAACAGAATGATAATAGAGTTCAAGACAGACGAGAAAAAAGAAAAGAAAGAAGTAGACGTAGAAACGTGGTAA